One region of Triticum aestivum cultivar Chinese Spring chromosome 6B, IWGSC CS RefSeq v2.1, whole genome shotgun sequence genomic DNA includes:
- the LOC123139059 gene encoding probable steroid-binding protein 3 translates to MATELTAAQLRAYDGTDASKPIYVAIRGKVFDVSAGRGFYGPGGDYALFAGREAARALAKMSKDAADVSGDLSGLSDKELGVLADWESKFQAKYPVVARLAA, encoded by the coding sequence ATGGCGACGGAGCTGACGGCGGCGCAGCTGCGGGCGTACGACGGCACCGACGCGTCCAAGCCGATCTACGTCGCCATCCGCGGCAAGGTCTTCGACGTCTCGGCCGGGCGCGGCTTCTACGGGCCCGGCGGCGACTACGCGCTCTTCGCCGGCCGCGAGGCCGCCCGCGCGCTCGCCAAGATGTCCAAGGACGCCGCCGACGTCTCCGGCGACCTCTCCGGCCTCTCCGACAAGGAGCTCGGCGTGCTCGCCGACTGGGAGTCCAAGTTCCAGGCCAAGTACCCCGTcgtcgcccgcctcgccgcctGA